ttttttaagattgaaAAGGCTAAACCTATAAAATGTGGAACTTTTGGTGCTACATCTCTGCAGCAAAGATACGTAGCTACAGGAGATTTTGGTGGAAACCTTAACATATGGTAAGCACACGTTCTCTTGAAGCTTTTCCATTTGATGTTGTACATGTCTGTTTGAATTGATGTTTCTGTGTGTGGCTGCCTTTTGTAGAAgatgctttctgtgctgcatgtGGTTGGGGCCCAGTTCCAGGCTTTGCTGGCTACTGTATTGGAACATGCCTATTTTGTAAAAACAGCATAAACTCTTCAAAACAATTTAATtcactgctgcattttctgtgtGCAGTTACAAAAACCTGTCAAAAGTTATTCTAGGTCCTCTTTtgaaaaaaggcttttgaaTGGATgcacaaatacaaataaaaggCTGTGTTCAacctaaattttatttttagattaaataAGTACTTTTAACCTTgaagtttcatttgttttttgagGTCCCTGGATGATTTGTGTAATTAATTTGTGTAGTAAGTTGATTGTCAAAGTTACAGAATCAAAACaattgttattgttgtttttattgttgttgttgttactatttccctttttccctttccaaagaATGATtggttatgtttttttaaaataataagaacaCCATGAATTAGTCACTAGTTGAAAGAggataaaaaatttaaaatacaattctgAAGGGTTCTTGAAAGATGAGATTCAGTGGGAAAGAAGTGTGAAACCCACAGCTGAATGCTCTTCATTTGAAGAGCAGTAGTCTGAGCTAGGTGGGGATTGGTGAAAAAGGTCATCATATAGACTTGCTGAAAGTAAAGCTAATTGGAGCGTTTTGATGTGTAGCATGATTAATTTTGAGcccaatgtaaaaaaaaaaacaaacacagttcTTAAGGGTTGCTGCTGTGAATCCCTTAACTGCCTTTACAAACAGGGAAGtccagagcaaaacaaaaacttccAGACCGGCCTAAAGCTGTAGCTAAAGAAGGAACTGAACAAAGACTCATGGTTCTTCATGGTGATATCCATATTTTGTTCCCACAGTTAATCTGAGTTTATATCATTTTTATATGAATCCTGAGTGTCAAGGAAAATGCCATAttatctgttcttttttttcttgcctagGAATTTAGAAGCTCCTGAAATACCAGTGTATTCTGTGAAAGGTCATAAGGAAATCATAAACAGTATAGATGGTGTAGGTGGCTTAGGAATTGGGGAAGGTGCACCAGAAATTGTGACTGGCAGTCGAGATGGTGAGTTAGTGAACTCTGAAAGTCTTTTCACTTACTCTGAGAGAGTCTGCAAGCTTTGATGGCAGGGCTCAGTCTGCCATCTGAACTCGTTACAAGTCTCTTGCAACTGGTTCTTCATACACTGTCTTTTGAATCTTGCTTGGGACAAGTGTTCTCTCATGCGTTTAGAAGCTGCAAGTAAGCAAAAGATACTCTTGTCACTGAGTGTGGGACAGAGGGAATACAAAGCAGAATAAATGCCAAATatcagcttgagagaatatatccttaataaatacttttacagaatcacagaattgtcagagctggaagggacctctagagatcttttagtccaactcccccactaaagcaggatcccctagagcacatgacacaggactgcatccaggcaggtcttgaatgtctccagtgaaggagactccacaacctctctgggcagcctgttccagtgccttgtcaccctcatagtgaagaagtttttccttgtatttaaatggaactcCCAGATACttttcctcagaactgctttccagcaagtccacccctaacctatattggtgcatgatcacaaccctctgaggtctgtcacacagccagctctcaatccaccctctgtccactcatctagccccAGCTTgctgagtttcctaatgaggatgttatgggagacagtgtcaaaagccttgctgaagtcaaggtaggtaacatccactgctctcccctcatctagccAGCCAGTTACGGCATCATAGAAGGCAATCAGATGaatcaagcatgatttccccttggtgaaaTCTTGCTGACCCCTTCCAAtgactttctttgctttcacatgttttgaGATCATGTCCAGAATGACTTGTTCTACCACCAGGGATGGAGGTGCAATTAACCAatctgtagttccctgggtcctccttcttgccctttgtgaagactggagtgacatttggtttaattctgttttcttttgggtttttttctgtctgctaaAAGCAGTCTGGCTTTTTGGAATTGAAAGAGATGCCCTGTGTTTTGAATTGTCAGGCTGAAAAGCAAAGACCTTCCCTGGGAAGATGAACACAACGTGACAGTGTATCCGTAATACAAAATCCCTTGTCTTTCTCTCACAGGAACTGTGAAGGTATGGGACCCAAGACAGAAGGATACTCCTGTTGCTAATATGGAGCCTGCACAGGGGGAGAGCAAAAGAGACTGCTGGACAGTAGCATTTGGTGACCTATCAGATTATATCAGTTTATCCCTCTCATTGAATATTATCAAAGTATTTCAGGATGTTGTGGAATAGTTTGTTTTGTATGGACCAGTCAGTAGCAGGTTTTGCTTTTCAACATTGTCAAATTTATGTGTGTTTAATGGGTTTTCAAAAGAAACTAGTTTTGTGATGTCAGGGTTTTGGACTCATTTGCTTATCACTTTTGGTCAATCATTTCACAGACAAACTGTGCAAGCTTTATTTCTATGTCAAGGAATGTAAAAACAGTGTATCCAGCTGTGTTGTCCTGAAGGAGTGCAAATGCTGGAGTGTACAAGGAACAAATTGCTGTTGTGGCATAGTTCCATCTATCAAGCATTAAGGCATTAACTTAAGAGAAGATCCTTGAAGCTAAGAGCTAATTAAAGACAACAGAGATGTTTGATGTGTgctctgcatttttcctttggagAGAGCAAGCTGTGTTTTACACAAGCTGGTATTTCTGGATTAGCTCCATTTTTGCCTCTGGAATTAGGGAGTGAGTTTTACAAAGTGCTAATAAGCTCAGGGAGTATAATAACAAAGTTGATAGTAAGGAGAGGACATTTCCTAGCAACTTGCAACTGTAATGCTCATTGCTATTGGTAGCTTTGTATTCTGCTTTGATGGACAGAGAAAAAAGTGTCATCgtatttccttccattttcttttgagtCAGTGAAGCTTGAGCCAAGGTCAGGTTCATCTTGAGCTACATGCCCAGGGATAACTTCTTTCAGACACTGTTTCCTTGATCCTGTCAGCTGAAAGGTTTTGCAGGCAGGCTTCTACATCTCTCTAGTAAAGGCATGGTGATGCCCAGGGCCTCCCTATGGGCATATGTCCATAGAAGAGTCTTCTTGTCCCGCTAACATTTCACACTTGATTTTGGCAGGGGGAATAAggatttttctgatatttttataagaaacaGACTACCAATTTGGAAGCTATATTTTCTATACTTCCGGTTTGAAAACCAGACTATTCATTAAATCTTAATATCGCAATAGTAATATTTTTCTGGTATAAATATAAGTTGAAGTAGCAGGCTTAGGAGGTCTGAAATGTACAGCCTAAAGAAGGTTTCAGTGTTCTGATTAATTATTTCACTGTGTCCAGGAAATGCTTACAATCAAGAGGAACGTGTTGTATGTGCTGGATATGACAATGGGGACATTAAATTGTTTGACTTAAAAACCATGTCACTACGATGGGAGACCAACATTAAGAATGGGGTAAGGAAACcgtaaaagtatttttcattctaGATCTTAAGCAggatggaaaaattaaaagtccTGTGTCTACCTGAAATTGACCCAGATGACGGTTCTGCTCAGATAGTACAAAGGAGTTGTTTTAAGTTCACCAAATTATACTACTCAAGTTCTTGGTCTGGATAGCGTGGGGTATTTTTAGGTAGATTCAtgttttcagataattttgttattttcaaattGGTTATGTTGGCATTGTACAAATAAGCAATGATTAGCATATATTTACGAATCACAAAACCCCCATTTTTTTTAGCAGTGGCTAAATTTCAAGGCtgcatgtaatttttaatattttttttttatttccaggttTGCAGTGTAGAATTTGATAGAAAAGATGTAAACATGAACAAGCTAGTGGCCACATCGCTTGAAGGAAAATTTCATGTTTTTGATATGAGAACTCAGCATCCGGCCAAaggttttgcttctgtttcagagaaGGTATGGGGAGACAGACAATTTCTTAATAAGAGACAAACATTTTGAATGTATGCTGTCAGAGTACCACAGGTCTAAAACTACTGTGTCTGATAGGTAGTAGATGCTCAGTTTACAGGGGCACAAGCTGTGCGGGTAAGATGGCTGCTGTGGCCCCAGGTGCAGGCAGTGAAAGGGCCTAGTGCATCCAGCTGCCAGTGCTCACCCAGGTGTTCTCTCTTTTATAACCTGACATTTGGCTTCTCTGGTCTTAGGGTTCTGTTGCAGTTGCACCTCTGTGCACTCAGCTGTGCCCCTGGTCTGGGAGTCACATTTGTTTGAGGCCATATTTAATCATGATGAGCATGCAGATCCAAATCTTAAATATAACCCAAAAGGAAATGAGCCTTCTGCACACACTTTTATTCCTGCAGTCACCAGGCCTCATATGAGACACAGAAatcattgtttttcttcagaattgaGCATTTTTTGATTCAGTTATTGGGAGTGAGTGAAGGAGACACTTAGCCCAGAGGCTGTTAAATATGGAGAGCTCTTATaacccttttttcttccatctgtggCCTTGATTAGTCTAAGTTCTTTGTaaagcagtatttatttatttttagcatatAAAATCTGATGATAATTAGAGAAAATGAACTTTTGTGGTGAAGTTCTCCAGGACTGCCTAAATTACAAAAAGCTGAGTTTCAACTTAATATCttttaaatcaatattttcCATGCCACCATTCAAAGCAGATAAAATGTTGGAAGTCCTTCAGTCAGATAACACAAAACTATTTACTGAATTAGTGTTTGTAATAATCAAAATGTGAAAATGGaatttgttctctttctttcaaTGCATTTAAGCTTTTCCTTCTGGGTATTTGCAGAGATGCATTGAGTCAGAGTACATGTGTTGGAGTTTTTCCCTAAGTGATTTCTGTTGCTGTGTGATCTTGCTGTGCCCTGGCTGAGACTTAAATTTGAACTGTAgattgtttgttgtgtttgcaCAGTGTTTGTAGTGTGTGATGGTGATGAAATTAACCTTGTGCTGACTGTGTCACCTAAGAACCTGGGAATCTTGTCATTCTCAAGCAGTTCCAAATGACCTGCTTATGCAGCCACCTTACCTCTCTTTAACCTTGCTCACATGGCCAGTCCCAAAGCAGCTTGAGTACTAGTGAGTGGTAGCCTTGATCGGGCTGCTGCCTTATCCCTGCAGAAGAATGGAGTGCTCTGAAGGCCTGACTTGGCTTCTCCTCTGTGGGAACTGGCCACTCCTGTGGCAGCAGGTTGCAAGactggaggaagggaaggtACCTCAGAACATATGTTCCAATATCCACTGTGAGAACATGGGGTTCTGTTCATACAAGTGATTGCCATTTTAAGGTTCTGCATCCTTTCTTGTGAAGCTCATCTGTAATTGACTTCTATacaacactgattttttttttattaggtgCAAAAGTCTACCATTTGGCAGGTTCGGCACCTGCCACAGAACAGGGATATATTTATGACgagtggaggagctgggagcctTCATCTCTGGAAATAGTAAGTGATTActctccagcctgcagcagggggaACAAGAAACAAACCATCTAATGTTTTAAGAAAGAATCTTCCTGAAAAGGATATATGGGGTCCTTCTTCCAACCTcagaatttctgctttaaattattGCTTACAAATGCAGTAGAAAGGGTGGATTTCAGTGTCAGTACTTGATCTGGAATCTTGAATTAATCCCTCAAAGAATGTGACAACAGCACTGGTGAATTTTGTCCCTTGCCAGTTTTCTTACCATAATCAAGATTTAACTATATCCTTTCTTAAAAAGGTCATAAATGGAAGAAGAGGGATTTCTTAGAATTCTCATATCGTAGCAGTTATGTGTGAGAATAATATTGAAAGCCTGGACTTTTAATGAATCTTCTGTTTACATCTTCTTACATTACATGGCAGAATAATTTAATCATCCTAAACACTGTGAAGTAGGTGCATTGAGTTTCAGAGGGATAGCTGAGATGAAATTTTCTTGCCTGTGGCAAAACccaaacagttaaaaaatgaagagaggTGTCAGGATTCAAAATTTCCTGcctcagtgtttttcttctatGAAATATTTACCAAGTATGCAGTGTGGATATAGCTGGATatgaatattaattattttaaagacatttataatttattttccttatcttGAGAACAGAGAAAACCcttcctttgaaaacaaagaggaTAATGATGTCTGCATCAGTAAATTCTAAGCAcatgttttacttttcttattGCCAGTGAATACCCAGCTCAGCGCTCGAAGAAGGACTCTGAAGGAGCTGAGATGGGGGTAGCAGGTTCTGTCAGCCTCTTGCAGAATGTGACTCTGTCAACGCAGCCCATTTCCAGCCTAGACTGGAGCCCTGACAAAAAGGGACTGTGTGTTTGTGGCGCCTTTGACCAGACTGTGAGGGTGCTGATAGTTACCAAGCTTAACAAGATTTGAGAGGAAGACTAGAATTTCTGATGAGAAAGCAGTATAGTTTGCTGCAGTCTGTAAATACAGGAGCAAGAGCTTGCCTGTTTCTAGTTTAATTTCTCCATTATTAAAACTGGattaaataaatagaaactAGATCTTTCTATTGAAACTTCAGATACATGCAGTTAGAGTTGTTTGATTGTGCCGCAATAACTTAAAGTTGCCTGGGCACAAAACTTTTAACTTCTAGAAATGtgaatttacatttaaaataaaatgtgcctTTGTGTTAACACAACCTGTAACTTCAGAAATCACTTTTAAATTGTGTTCAGTTTAATCACAGTGCAGATCTGTTCACACTTGTTAaatggtttggcttttttatgTATAGTATTGTCTATATGCATTCATGCAATGGAAACTACTATATACTCCCTCACAGAAACTCTTGAGTTATTTGCTGTATTCATTAGAATGCTTGTTAAAGTGACTTAGGATTCTTTAATACATGATAGAAATTATAATGAATGCTCTTCAGTTTTAATGGAGTAAGCTTTCTATTGAAGATCATATTGAAATTAATCTGTTGAGCAGAATGcactgttttattattttacttttgtttcattACAAGTGTTtatgttctgttgttttttatatttattttttatgtaggattctacaaataaaattatatggAGTGTTGTCTTAATACAAGCAAGGCATATTATTCAAACATTCAGACAGTCTAAAATGCACTGTTCAGAGATGGCCCCCATTAGCTTTGTGctctaaataaaatatatgtgcTGAGAGGTATGCTAGCCAGCAGAAATTTGTGGAAATGTGGTTTCTCTCTTCAGTAGTAATTCTCAGTCAAGCACAGagtaagggaagaaaaagctctcAGTATAGGTACctgtgaaggaaaacaaagaatggTAAGTGCAGGACTGGGCTCTTGgtggtatttttattatatatttggCCTGCAGCAAAAATGTCCCTTCCGTATACAAACAACTCCAGGGAGGGCTCTTAGTGAGCCTACATGATAGTGATACAAATGAGAGCAAGAACTGATAAACACCACCTCTTAAGGCTCCAGGTGCCTCCAAAAGATGAAATACGTGTTACCTCTGGGTACTTaattttggaattaattttatttgttgttttgaaaatgaaggAATGCATTTCCCTTATGAGTAGCTGGTTTCATGAAAATACATAATGGTTTGCATGGCAAGAGTTTGCAAAAACCTGAGTCCTGGAGAGAAGTACAGATGAATGGTGGTGCTGTCCTTGTTCGGGAAAGGTAAGTGGCTGTATGTGTGTACCTAAAGAATGAAAGGTAGTCACTGgctggagagaagagctgtTGCTAGTGCCTGTACTATTCAGTATCTTCTCAGCAGATTGGATTTCTGCTTCTCCCAGGCTAAACAAGAAACAAGCAGACCCAAAGCTGCCTGTGGCAGCCTAGCCTGCTCTGTTTATAGTCCTTCCCCCTCCTGCAGAAGACTGGCACCTtgcctctgcagcctggaggCTGAAGAACTAAGTCATGTTCTAAATAAAATCCTAATGCATCAGAGATGAAATGCAGAGGGCCAGTTCCTCTCTTGACGCAGCACTGAGGCACACTGGAAAACCCCTGCCTTGCCCAGGGCCAGGGAATGGAATGTGCTGCCCAGTTTGATGATCACTGCAAGTGACCACGTTTGACAAATAGATCTGCTTGGCAGCTATCACTTGTTTCCTGTGCAACCATCCCTGTGTtctcacagaagagaaaaatctgttcatGGGCATGACTGCAGCCAGAATACAGGTATGTGTTACAAAGCttggttgttgtggttttttacCAGATATTGTGCAAATCCCCAGCTATTACAAatcagttttttctttcatatcaATTCAGTTACTTTTCTTTTCACCAGTTGTAAAGGTCCTTGGAGATTACAGCTCTCTTGAGATTTCTGTGCAGAAAGTCTGTACTTGGCCTACATAGTTtttatcacacacacacacacaataaaataaattgacaGCTTAGCCATGACTTGGGTTGAATTTGAAGCAAAGTAAGGCAGCTGAGAGCTTGAATTGTTTTGTGTGCAGTGTAAAGCATGGCTATGGGACTGCCTGTGCAGACTGCAGGTTCAGCTCAGAGGAAAGACCAGATGGGAGTTCTGTGGAGCTGGGCCAGACCAAGTTGGTGACTTGGTGATGTGGCCAGTCATAGCCTTGGCCATAAAGGGTTTTGATTTCTTGCTGGCTTTTGTGGAAGGACCAGGATGGCAACAAGCTATGCCAGCTGGTCTCTGAGCCAGAGTAAATCTTAGCAGAGAGAGTTGAGCTGCAGAACCACTAAGTTCCAACCTCCGGTAAGCCTGGCAGTAAATCAGCCTGTGCAGAACGTGTGGACTGGGGCTCCCTTCCCAAACCAATGGTTGCTTCCTCTCTTGTCAGTGTGCAAGAATCCACTCAAGGTTGCCAGCATCTCCAGGTATTTCCTGATCAGGACATTGCACCCTGACCTTCTCCAGCATGGCAGCAAAGCTGTTTCTCACACTGCTATGAAAAGCCCAACAGTAGTATTAATAAAACAAGCACAAGGAAGCTCTCCTAGGTTTCTTGGCATTTTAAGGTTATGAAACATTTAAGACATTCTCTGAAGCTGGGGGATGCATGGGTTGCACAATAGTAGTAAGGTCcacagaaatgcacagaatCAAGACCTGATGGGACATTTTATGTAGGAATGATAATAACTCAGCCTGTTTACCAGGATACAATGTATCCAAACTCTTAAGAGTTTTGCAGTTGAAACTGCTCTTGGAAGTAAATTACTCCTTAAGTCTGAAGTCCCAGCTGCTTCCAGTTCCTTCTCCTACCGGCAGGGGCTGCTTACATTAAAAGCTGCCACTGGCagtatttgtgtttgtgtgtgaaCACTTCCATcagcacagaaatgctgctttatcCTCATTTTGCACAAATGTGAATGACTGCCTACACGTGGTGCAAAGCCTTAAGTTATTTGTGGATTtgctgggagggctgcagcCTCTTGCCCCAGTGCACATCTGCAGGTGTAGCTGTTTCTGGCTCTGCTCATGCTGGGATGTTGCTCCAGCCTGTCCTTTATCTGTCCACCAGGAATAATCCAAAACTAGCCATGTCCTCTGTATACTAAaggctttttcctcctcttcatctttATTCTTTTGCTGATTGTGTAAGATTTCTGAGACAGAGAATTTTCTTAGGAGTTTTTCCAGCTTGGAGTACTGTGAAGCTCGGGTTTCTAGGCTGTCCTTCAGCAACAATGAATAACAATAAAAAGCAGGTGCATCTAATGAAATCTCTTTATTATGTCCCATGCAAAACCTTTCATCTTCTGAGTCATCAGTCTTCCTGCAGAGACAACAGAATCTCTCCTTGGTGTTTCTTTCTGGCATAGCTCGACCAGGCAGGtcttggcagcctgttcagCAGATGTGGTGTACAGacccttcctgctgccttccagaAGTGCACAGTGTCACAGGCCTGTGGCATCTTCATATCCGGCAGTGTTTTCCCTTCCTGACACATCCCCTCTTTCCCACATCCTGCTGTTGCAGTGTATGAGAAACATAAGAGCAGCCACATTGGGTTAGACCAAAGAGCCTTCAAGTCCTGTATTCTGCCTCTTCAGAGGCCCTGTGCAGgcaaataaatactaaaaaatcCTGTAAAATTACAGCTGCATTTTGTGTCCTAAGTTTAATTCATTCCCAAAGTTGTCCTAGGCTTCCTGCTAAAATGAAGTTGGAGTATGAAATATATGGTTCTATTGAATTTATGCACAAAAGCTAACAAGTGAGAATGGTGGAATGCTAACGCATTTAGGAATAAACCTCAATTTATAATATAATTTACTTCCATGATCTTAGTGAGAGAGACAGCtataaaaaaattgcatcttTATATAGTAATTGGAAGAAATGCAATCTTAAAATAGTATCAGAACAAATACTCTACACATGGTACATTGCTTTCAATTTACTTCTGCAGTTTCCatatataaatgcatataaCTTAATAGATATATCTACATCAGCAAATAAATCTTTGTATGTAAAGTAACCAGATATGGTACCAGCGCTTCACCACATCCTGTCATTTAATCTAGTTGGCATGAACACAAACTCTTTTGATCTGTACTAACTATCTTTATCTCAGTGTAGATCTCATCCTCCCTATCTGTTATGTTAAAAAAGCTTTAATCAGAGGGCTTAAGCTAGTCTGATtgaattatattatttttcctccctaaaaCAAAGCTACATCAAGCTcagtttccttctttccatgtatttttacatCTGTATTTTGATAAGAAATGTTATGTTTCCAAACGGGAAAAGAGTCTGTGTTTAGTTGGCTTAAAGTAATTCTAATTTAATTAGAGTGCAGGAAAAAAGACACTTCCAGAGCATTTTAATGGAAAGGTGAGTCTAAGTTCACCTTGGTTTAGGCTGCCACATACACTGTCTACAAGTCCAGCACACTGTACCACAGCATGGAAAATTTTGGATGTTAAACTTCT
The Apus apus isolate bApuApu2 chromosome 3, bApuApu2.pri.cur, whole genome shotgun sequence genome window above contains:
- the DNAAF10 gene encoding dynein axonemal assembly factor 10; protein product: MSSLPPPPPPGLERPQVVAHAQQALSYTLFDCKWVPRSARLLCLGSAARGAGLLQLYELRGGRLALLREIEKAKPIKCGTFGATSLQQRYVATGDFGGNLNIWNLEAPEIPVYSVKGHKEIINSIDGVGGLGIGEGAPEIVTGSRDGTVKVWDPRQKDTPVANMEPAQGESKRDCWTVAFGNAYNQEERVVCAGYDNGDIKLFDLKTMSLRWETNIKNGVCSVEFDRKDVNMNKLVATSLEGKFHVFDMRTQHPAKGFASVSEKVQKSTIWQVRHLPQNRDIFMTSGGAGSLHLWKYEYPAQRSKKDSEGAEMGVAGSVSLLQNVTLSTQPISSLDWSPDKKGLCVCGAFDQTVRVLIVTKLNKI